One stretch of Thalassovita sp. DNA includes these proteins:
- a CDS encoding tyrosine-type recombinase/integrase — MVKIEFPGLLIERLPSGQVRYRVRVEGNKRKRIRIKAVPGNPDFTEQYFAARAGIEPGNTVAPEARAIPRSINWLRFKYLAAMEDLVKNELMSPDTLKQRRSFLVRLANEYGDYSIDMPPEKLIEYRDSMASTPGAADNMVKTIRAMYVWAIERGICDLNPAATVGKINPGKGGAKPWTIEDLKKFKQAHPPGTTAHLALTLFMFTACRISDAVRLGRRNEIEIDGVRAIRWQPKKKGSAEVIIPMMPPLYRASRAANVLGETYLLTDYGKPFKSPEGLRNRMSKWCDQAGLKGLSSHGIRKATGHLLAHEGCTQYQIMTIHGHTQAKTSEVYTQGVERWRLAADAMRKLEGMDW; from the coding sequence ATGGTGAAGATTGAATTTCCCGGCCTGCTAATAGAGCGCTTGCCGTCTGGGCAGGTCCGCTATCGGGTGCGCGTCGAGGGCAACAAACGAAAGCGCATTCGGATTAAAGCCGTTCCAGGAAATCCCGATTTCACTGAGCAATACTTCGCTGCACGTGCTGGCATCGAACCAGGCAATACGGTTGCGCCGGAAGCCCGCGCGATCCCACGGTCGATCAACTGGCTTCGCTTCAAGTACCTAGCGGCGATGGAAGACCTGGTCAAAAACGAACTCATGTCACCGGACACGCTCAAACAACGCCGCTCATTCCTAGTACGCCTCGCCAATGAATACGGCGACTATTCCATCGACATGCCGCCAGAGAAGCTTATCGAATATCGCGACAGCATGGCATCGACCCCCGGTGCGGCTGACAACATGGTCAAAACCATTCGGGCAATGTACGTCTGGGCGATAGAGCGCGGGATATGCGACCTGAACCCCGCAGCTACGGTTGGCAAGATCAATCCTGGTAAGGGTGGGGCAAAGCCCTGGACTATTGAAGACCTCAAGAAGTTCAAGCAAGCCCACCCGCCGGGAACAACTGCACACCTAGCACTTACGCTTTTCATGTTTACGGCGTGTCGGATCAGCGATGCAGTGCGCCTGGGGCGCCGGAATGAGATTGAGATTGATGGGGTCCGGGCGATTCGCTGGCAACCCAAGAAAAAGGGATCCGCTGAGGTTATCATCCCCATGATGCCGCCCCTTTACCGTGCAAGTCGCGCCGCCAACGTTTTGGGTGAAACTTACCTTCTGACTGACTACGGGAAGCCGTTCAAATCCCCAGAGGGTTTGCGCAATAGAATGAGCAAATGGTGCGACCAGGCGGGCCTTAAAGGGCTGTCCAGCCACGGCATCCGCAAGGCCACCGGCCACCTACTCGCCCATGAGGGATGCACTCAGTATCAAATCATGACCATACACGGCCACACGCAAGCCAAGACCTCAGAGGTCTATACTCAGGGCGTCGAGCGCTGGCGTTTGGCAGCCGATGCGATGCGAAAACTTGAGGGTATGGATTGGTAA